One Falco peregrinus isolate bFalPer1 chromosome 6, bFalPer1.pri, whole genome shotgun sequence DNA segment encodes these proteins:
- the YEATS4 gene encoding YEATS domain-containing protein 4 isoform X1, translating into MFKRMAEFGPDSGGRVKGVTIVKPIVYGNVARYFGKKREEDGHTHQWTVYVKPYRNEDMSAYVKKIQFKLHESYGNPLRVVTKPPYEITETGWGEFEIIIKIFFIDPNERPVTLYHLLKLFQSDTNAILGKKTVVSEFYDEMIFQDPTAMMQQLLTTSRQLTLGAYKHETEFADLEVKTREKLEAAKKKTSFEIAELKERLKASRETINCLKNEIRKLEEDDQSKDM; encoded by the exons ATGTTCAAGAGAATGGCAGAGTTCGGGCCTGACTCCGGGGGCAGGGTGAAG GGTGTTACCATTGTGAAGCCGATCGTGTACGGGAACGTGGCGCGGTACTTCgggaagaagagggaggaggACGGACACACGCACCAGTGGACGGTGTACGTCAAGCCGTACCGCAACGAG GATATGTCTGCTTACgtgaaaaaaattcaattcaAGTTGCACGAAAGCTACGGTAATCCTTTAAGAG TTGTTACCAAACCACCGTATGAAATCACTGAAACAGGCTGGGGTGAATTTGAAATAATcattaagatatttttcattGATCCGAATGAAAGACCT GTAACTTTGTATCACTTGCTGAAGCTTTTTCAGTCTGATACCAATGCCATCCTGGGAAAGAAAACGGTGGTTTCTGAATTCTATGACGAAATG aTATTTCAAGATCCTACTGCAATGATGCAGCAGCTGTTAACGACATCTCGTCAACTAACACTAGGTGCTTATAAGCATGAGACTGAGT TTGCAGATCTTGAAGTGAAAACCAGGGAAAAGCTGGAAGctgccaaaaagaaaactagtttTGAAATTGCTGAGcttaaagaaagattaaaagcaAGTCGCGAAACCATCAACTGTTTAAAGAATGAGATCAGAAAACTTGAGGAGGATGACCAGTCTAAAGATATGTGA
- the LYZ gene encoding lysozyme C encodes MFLVATELRSQKGVGEKLRDKRRRGCSLVLRGCVHHPGDMESWLVLAFCILSVAALGKVRERCELAAAVKHLGPNNFQGRSLGLCKSRGHMGWEFPFNKLLSRYLCSEKLHGSMLGHRSKGNLSLFSVSESWILQTNSCWWCSGGRTPRAKHMCNIPCSGELSFYRWCCDGLPSHIPVANRLAQVGYTSIFKIQSRTTFKPTLPPFRREICRAVLCTWEEKASLQQEPRSPFCPS; translated from the exons ATGTTTCTGGTTGCTACAGAGCTGAGGAGCCAAAAGGGGGTGGGAGAAAAGTTAAGAGACAAGCGCAGGAGAGGCTGCAGTCTGGTGTTAAGAGGCTGTGTGCACCACCCTGGGGACATGGAGTCTTGGCTAGTCCTTGCATTTTGCATCTTATCTGTGGCTGCTCTGGGGAAGGTCCGTGAGAGGtgtgagctggcagcagctgtgaagcATCTTGGACCAAATAACTTTCAGGGACGCAGCCTGGGACTCTGCAAGTCCAGGGGGCACATGGGGTGGGAATTTCCATTTAACAAACTTT TGAGCAGGTATTTGTGCAGCGAGAAGCTCCACGGGAGCATGCTTGGCCACAGGAGCAAG GGTaatctttctttattttctgtatcagaATCGTGGATCTTACAGACcaacagctgctggtggtgcagtGGTGGCAGGACCCCGAGGGCCAAGCACATGTGCAATATCCCCTGCTCAGGTGAGCTGAGTTTCTACAGGTGGTGCTGTGATGGGCTGCCCTCTCATATTCCTGTTGCAAATAGATTAGCACAGGTTGGTTACACCTctatctttaaaatacaaagcagaacaaCATTCAAGCCCACCCTTCCCCCTTTCCGAAGGGAGATCTGCAGGGCAGTTTTGTGCACATGGGAGGAAAAGGCTTCTTTACAGCAGGAACCGCGTTCCCCTTTTTGTCCCTCTTAA
- the YEATS4 gene encoding YEATS domain-containing protein 4 isoform X2, with amino-acid sequence MKDLKYQPQYGIALFRDRSQACSWKGRTVGCVSSSQVMVQVVSGSSGLERGLPFLSSSCHFQCSNGRVTPSRKISVKSYSQAPPGVFLSQEGMVTLYHLLKLFQSDTNAILGKKTVVSEFYDEMIFQDPTAMMQQLLTTSRQLTLGAYKHETEFADLEVKTREKLEAAKKKTSFEIAELKERLKASRETINCLKNEIRKLEEDDQSKDM; translated from the exons ATGAAAGACCT GAAGTACCAACCACAATATGGTATCGCTCTCTTCCGTGACCGTTCTCAGGCCTGTTCATGGAAGGGAAGAACCGTGGGCTGTGTGTCCTCTTCCCAGGTCATGGTCCAAGTGGTCAGCGGTTCCTCAGGGCTGGAGAGAGGGCTTCCGTtcctctccagctcctgccatTTCCAGTGCAGTAATGGAAGAGTAACTCCGTcaagaaaaatttcagtgaaaagctATTCACAGGCCCCCCCCggtgtttttctttcacaagaAGGGATG GTAACTTTGTATCACTTGCTGAAGCTTTTTCAGTCTGATACCAATGCCATCCTGGGAAAGAAAACGGTGGTTTCTGAATTCTATGACGAAATG aTATTTCAAGATCCTACTGCAATGATGCAGCAGCTGTTAACGACATCTCGTCAACTAACACTAGGTGCTTATAAGCATGAGACTGAGT TTGCAGATCTTGAAGTGAAAACCAGGGAAAAGCTGGAAGctgccaaaaagaaaactagtttTGAAATTGCTGAGcttaaagaaagattaaaagcaAGTCGCGAAACCATCAACTGTTTAAAGAATGAGATCAGAAAACTTGAGGAGGATGACCAGTCTAAAGATATGTGA